The Malus sylvestris chromosome 14, drMalSylv7.2, whole genome shotgun sequence genome segment aattttGTTCATTTTCCATTTCTGCAAtataaattaagtttaaaaaacaaagaaacacgTATTTATAACTGCCTTTCGATTATAGACATGCTTAAGCGTTGCCTAGCCAACCCAAACTTGCCTAGGTTGCAACCatcacttagatagaaaatagataactttcattttgcattttattttcataaaaaattgtAGAAGACTTATGAACACACACTGtatgcttgttccccatattttcattatattctaatacgttataatatatatgtcattatattttACAATTTAGGCATCACAatgcaattatttatttttaagcaTAAGTACgcacttatttatacaatatataataaatttacttaaatctgctTAGTCTGCTTAGGTTCCGTCTAGTTGCGTAGGCTCTACGGGCCTACTACCCGACTAGTGCCTAATGTTTTTAAAAGTTTTGTAAAATAATCATTAAACCTGATCCCCAACAATAAAAtcgataaaaatattttattaatttatctaCAGtatattattttgatttttatataaaaaatctatcaatattctCAAAGTAACGACAATCAATAATCGAACAAAGCTAAGTGATTAAACAGTGTGAATATAAatccattttcaatttttcacacAGAAAGTTGGTAAAATTAGAGATGGCCGCCAGCTTTTCAAAATCCAAATTAAGTTGGGCCCCAGTCCCAAACCACTTCCCAATGCTCTTCAATCTTTACGTCACcaaccctctctctttctctctttctctctttctctctctagatatGTTGCTAAATAAAGTCCATCTCCCTCCCACTTTCACTTCCCACTCATCTCTGAGCAGCTCAGCCCTCTGCTTTCTGCAAAAATGGCTCAGAAGACGTTTTTCTACCTGGCCATTTTCTCAGCATTCTTCACGCTCACTTCACTCTCCCGCACCCTACCCGAATCCGAAACCGCCACCTTCCTCGACGTCCCCTCCTCCCTCCGCCAAGCCCACGCTGTCCTCTCCTTCGATCCGGAGTCCCTCCAACCGCTGGAATACCAATCCCAGGAATCCCAACCCCTCAACTCCTCCGCCTTCTCCCTCCAGCTCCACCCCCGCGACGCCCTCTTCAATTCCCAGCACAAGGACTACAAATCCCTCACCCTCACCAGACTCGGCCGCGACTCGGCCCGAGTGAACTCGCTCCACACCAAGCTCCAGCTGGCGCTCCAGGGGATAAAAAGAGGGGATCTCGAGCCCATGCACGCCGAGATCCAACCCCAGGACCTCTCCACCCCCGTCGTCTCCGGCGTCAGCCAGGGCAGCGGCGAGTACTTCTCCCGGATCGGCGTCGGGACTCCGGCGAAGTCGTTCTACATGGTGCTCGACACCGGCAGCGACGTCAACTGGCTCCAGTGCGGCCCCTGCTCCGATTGCTACCAGCAATCTGACCCGGTTTTCAACCCGGCCGGATCTTCCACCTACAGCCAGCTCACGTGCGATGCGCCGCAATGCCAGGCCCTCCAGGTGTCCGCCTGCCGCGCCAATAAGTGCCTCTATCAGGTGTCGTACGGCGACGGATCCTACACCGTCGGCGATTACGTCACTGAAACGCTGTCGTTTGGGAGCTCGGGTTCGATTAACAAAATCGCGTTGGGATGCGGACACGATAATGAGGGATTATTTGTCGGGGCCGCCGGGTTGTTGGGCCTGGGTGGCGGGCCCTTGTCACTGACCTCCCAGTTTAAAGCGACGACGTTTTCATACTGCTTGGTTAACCGCGACTCGTCCGCGTCGTCGACTCTCGAGTTCAACTCCGCCCCACCAGCTGATTCCGTCACGGCGCCGCTAGTCAAGAGCGGAAAAGTCGGCACATTTTACTACGTGGGGCTCACAGGATTCAGCGTCGGCGGCCAACCGGTCTCAGTCCCGCCGTCGCTCTTCGCGGTGGACAATTCCGGAAACGGAGGGATCATCGTCGACTCGGGGACAGCCATAACTCGGCTGCAGACTCAGGCGTACAACGCCCTCCGTGACGCATTCAAGAGGCTTACTCGGGACCTGCCGACTGCGAGCAGCTTCGCGCTGTTCGACACGTGTTACAACCTGTCGTCGCGGACCAAGGTGCAGGTCCCAACGGTGTCGTTTCAGTTTTCCGGCGGGAAGTCGTTGAGCCTTCCCGCGAAGAACTACTTGATTCCAGTGGACTCGGCGGGGACGTTTTGCTTCGCCTTCGCGCCGACGTCGTCGCCGCTGTCTATCATCGGGAACGTGCAGCAGCAGGGGACACGCGTCAGCTACGATTTTGCTAACAAGCGCGTGGGATTCTCGCCAAATAAGTGTTGAGAAAAGTTTAAAACAGTAGGGTCGGACTCGGGTTTTTTAGGTAATAGGATCGGATCGTGACATGAAATTAATGTACGACAACCAGCTATTTTATCCCCTCAtaaattttattaatcataAAGAAAGTAACCGTATATTTGGTATGGTATTGTGGAGTACTGAAATACGAACGCGGTATAACTATTTCAGATGTAGGAGAGTTGCATCTACTTCGATATCAAATATTTGTATCCTTACTAGTTCGTTGATATTTACGTGTAATTAGTTTACGTATCATAATCTGAGCGACAAATTAGTTGACATATGGTATAACTAGTTTATTTATTAACAAGAGTAAGTCACGTGACTGTAATACTAACAAGTAACAGACCcataaattttattaattatagaGAAAGTAACTGTATATTTGGTATGGTATTGTGGGGTACTGAAATACGAACGCGGTATAACTATTTCAGATGTAGGAGAGTTGCATCTACTTCGATATCAAATATTTGTATCCTTACTAGTTCGTTGATATTTACGTGTAATTAGTTTACGTATCATAATCTGAGCGACAAATTAGTTGACATATGGTATAACTAGTTTATTTATTAACAAGAGTAAGTCACGTGACTGTAATACTAACAAGTAACAGACCcataaattttattaattatagaGAAAGTAACTGTATATTTGGTATGGTATTGTGGCGTACTGAAATACGAATGCGGTATAACTATTTCAGATGTAGGAGAGTTGCATCTACTTCGATATCAAATATATGTATCCTTACTAGTTCGCTGATATTTGCGTGTAATTAGTTTACGTATATAACTATTTCAGATGTAGGAGAGTTGCATCTACTTCCATATCAAATATTTGTAACCTTCGTAGTTCGTTGATATTTACGTGTAATTAGTTTACGCATCATAATATGAGCGACAAATTAGTTGACATATAGTATAACTAGTTTGTTTATTAACAAGTAAAAGACGTTAAATTAAAATTGTGTTTTAGTACTATACAATAAAAGTA includes the following:
- the LOC126599885 gene encoding protein ASPARTIC PROTEASE IN GUARD CELL 1-like, with protein sequence MAQKTFFYLAIFSAFFTLTSLSRTLPESETATFLDVPSSLRQAHAVLSFDPESLQPLEYQSQESQPLNSSAFSLQLHPRDALFNSQHKDYKSLTLTRLGRDSARVNSLHTKLQLALQGIKRGDLEPMHAEIQPQDLSTPVVSGVSQGSGEYFSRIGVGTPAKSFYMVLDTGSDVNWLQCGPCSDCYQQSDPVFNPAGSSTYSQLTCDAPQCQALQVSACRANKCLYQVSYGDGSYTVGDYVTETLSFGSSGSINKIALGCGHDNEGLFVGAAGLLGLGGGPLSLTSQFKATTFSYCLVNRDSSASSTLEFNSAPPADSVTAPLVKSGKVGTFYYVGLTGFSVGGQPVSVPPSLFAVDNSGNGGIIVDSGTAITRLQTQAYNALRDAFKRLTRDLPTASSFALFDTCYNLSSRTKVQVPTVSFQFSGGKSLSLPAKNYLIPVDSAGTFCFAFAPTSSPLSIIGNVQQQGTRVSYDFANKRVGFSPNKC